From Vanrija pseudolonga chromosome 1, complete sequence, a single genomic window includes:
- the aq_364 gene encoding RutC family protein codes for MPANANKQIITAAGSAPIFSAAIRSGDKVYLAGLIGTGADGALVAGGVQAETVQALKNATERLAHAGLDLSDVISVTIYVNDYANNIGPLNEVYPAQFPKDVGLPVRTAIGVAALPLNAAAEFQIIAAARS; via the exons ATgcccgccaacgccaacaaGCAGAtcatcaccgccgccggctcggcgcccaTCTTCTCCGCCGCCATCCGCTCCGGCGACAAGGTctacctcgccggcctcatcggcacgggcgccgacggcgccttggttgcgggcggcgtgcaggCCGAGACGGTGCAGGCGCTCAAGAATGCCACTGAGCGGTTGGCGCACGCTGGCCTCGACCTTTCGGACG TCATCTCCGTCACCATCTACGTCAACGACTACGCCAACAACATTGGCCCCCTCAACGAGGTCTACCCCGCCCAGTTCCCCAAGGACGTCGGCCTCCCCGTCCGCACGGCGATTggcgtcgctgcgctgcctctcaacgcggccgccgagttCCAGAtt atcgccgccgcccgctcgtAA
- the SPCC23B6.04c_0 gene encoding CRAL-TRIO domain-containing protein, producing MSSFFSRSSKKSSKSAASSAAPSVASSAAAPSIAPSAASTAAASDAGASVRTIGPPTSSIIAVAPASSVIPERNYTEEELGKITQLREYTSTLQLPPSDAYAPWEARFLADPAVHARYMRAAKWHVEDAKKRIKATVEWRREFQPDLIEPGEIEVEQETGKLVISGFDRNGRPLMYMRPGRQNTKETPRQLRYTVYFLERCIDLMPAGQESVTLVIDYASISFSQRTSPRMAMDVLHVLQNHYVERLGRALLVNVPWFFSAFFTAVSPFIDPVSRDKIRFNPAILELIEPDQLESDYGGTVNFVYEHGVYWKELSDFCRIAPDGKRLDPTGKPWVPPTGLGIKHAVDEFVADEEATLAEGGVDEADVATPKAVAAALPSIEGVVGVAA from the exons ATGTCCTCCTTCTTCAGCAGGTCGTCGAAGAAGTCGAGCaagagcgcggcgtcgagcgcagcgcccAGCGTagcctcgagcgcggcggcgccaagcaTCGCCCCGAGTGCCGCgagcaccgcggcggcgagcgacgccggAGCGAGCGTGCGCACGATCGGCCCCCCAACATCGTCGATTATCGCGGTCGCTCCCGCGTCGAGTGTGATCCCCGAGCGCAACTAcacggaggaggagctgggcaaG ATCACCCAGCTGCGCGAGTATACTTCGACGCTGCAGCTGCCCCCGTCCGACGCCTACGCGCCCTGGGAGGCGCGCTTCCTCGCCGATCCCGCCGTGCACGCGCGATACATGCGCGCGGCGAAAtggcacgtcgaggacgcgaaGAAGCGGATCAAGGCGACGGTCGAGTGGCGGCGCGAGTTCCAGCCCGACTTGATCGAGCCGGGCGAGATtgaggtcgagcaggagaCGGGCAAGCT CGTCATCTCCGGGTTCGACCGGAACGGCCGCCCGCTCATGTACATGCGTCCCGGGCGGCAGAACACCAAGGAGACGCCGCGCCAGCTGCGCTACACGGTGTACTTTTT ggaGCGCTGCATCGACCTCATGCCTGCTGGGCAGGAGAGCGTCACCCTCGTGATCGACTATGCGTCGATTTCGTTCTCCCAAcgcacgtcgccgcgcaTGGCGATGGACGTGCTGCATGTGCTGCAGAACCACTATGTCGAGC gcctcggccgcgcgctgctcgtcaaCGTCCCGTGgttcttctcggccttcttcacCGCCGTCTCGCCCTTCATCGACCCCGTGTCAAGGGACAAG ATCCGCTTCAACCCCGCCATTCTCGAGCTCATCGAGCCCGACCAGCTCGAGAGCGACTACGGCGGCACCGTCAACTTTGTCTACGAGCACGGCGTGTACTGGAAGGAGCTGAGCGA CTTCTGCCGCATCGCGCCAGACggcaagcgcctcgaccccACCGGCAAGCCGTGGGTCCCGCCCACCGGGCTGGGGATCAAGCatgccgtcgacgagtttgtcgcggacgaggaggcgacgctcgccgagggcggcgtggacgaggccgacgtggcCACGCCCAAGGCtgtggccgcggcgctgcccTCCATCGAGGgtgttgtcggcgtcgcggcgtag